One Candidatus Devosia phytovorans genomic window carries:
- the rlmB gene encoding 23S rRNA (guanosine(2251)-2'-O)-methyltransferase RlmB codes for MSFNKFPPKPKYDPDTGPVYLYGLHTVRAALDNKNRIKKVLLVTPNALMRLKETGEIGKVTVKETTPKELDRLLGDEAVHQGAALEVDPVSRFGLDDIKPLKLVVVLDQITDPHNVGAILRTACAFGADAVITTARHSPRETGTMAKSASGALDLVPMIEVRNLGDALQKLKDRGMLVLGFDSESEHQLKPRSGDQPLAIVMGAEGKGLRQRTRELCDEMVKLDMPGPIKSLNVSNAAAIALFAATAGRS; via the coding sequence ATGAGCTTCAACAAATTTCCGCCCAAGCCCAAATATGATCCCGATACCGGTCCGGTCTATCTCTACGGCCTGCACACAGTGCGCGCTGCCCTGGACAACAAGAACCGCATCAAGAAAGTGCTGCTGGTCACGCCAAACGCCCTGATGCGCCTCAAGGAAACCGGCGAGATCGGCAAGGTCACCGTCAAGGAGACCACTCCCAAGGAACTCGACCGCCTGCTCGGCGACGAGGCTGTGCACCAGGGTGCCGCGCTTGAAGTCGATCCGGTCAGCCGTTTCGGCCTCGACGACATTAAGCCGCTCAAGCTGGTGGTCGTGCTCGACCAGATCACCGACCCGCACAATGTCGGAGCCATTCTGCGCACCGCCTGCGCCTTCGGTGCCGATGCCGTCATCACCACGGCGCGCCATTCCCCACGCGAAACCGGCACCATGGCAAAGTCCGCTTCGGGCGCACTCGATCTCGTCCCGATGATCGAGGTCCGCAACCTCGGCGATGCGCTGCAAAAGCTCAAGGATCGCGGCATGTTGGTGCTGGGATTTGATTCTGAATCAGAACATCAGCTCAAGCCGCGCTCGGGCGATCAGCCACTGGCGATTGTCATGGGCGCCGAGGGCAAGGGCTTGCGCCAGCGCACCCGCGAACTCTGCGATGAAATGGTCAAGCTCGACATGCCCGGCCCTATCAAGTCGCTCAACGTTTCCAATGCCGCCGCCATTGCCCTCTTCGCGGCCACCGCCGGGCGGTCCTGA
- a CDS encoding tyrosine-type recombinase/integrase, protein MPKKSGLPKGVTEFQDRHGNWHMRYRAKGVPTHYFETRPGQEGWGEELEKARGGKAETPQIRTSMRTKPGSMSALIAVYYGTPEFTGLADSSRKTYRNMLERFRETYGDKQVATLTRAHIKAIIGSMSATPAAANNLLDRLRVLMKIAMDDGWRPDDPTYRVSGFKLTGDGFHTWSEEDIERFCAVHPPGTSARLAMGLMLFTGQRRSDMVNMGWQHISGDRIRVHQIKTDAMLSIPVHPELAALLAMTPRTNMPFLLTQFGKPFTANGFGNRMRKWCNEAELADCTSHGLRKAAARRLAEAGCSNKEIMAITGHVTDKEVTRYTKAADQKRLADRAMKAIGGS, encoded by the coding sequence ATGCCCAAGAAAAGCGGACTGCCAAAGGGCGTCACTGAGTTTCAGGATCGGCATGGCAACTGGCACATGCGCTATCGTGCTAAAGGTGTGCCGACCCACTACTTCGAAACCCGGCCGGGTCAGGAGGGATGGGGCGAGGAGCTTGAGAAAGCTCGCGGCGGGAAAGCTGAGACGCCCCAAATCCGCACCAGCATGCGGACCAAGCCCGGATCGATGTCGGCTCTGATAGCAGTCTATTATGGGACGCCAGAGTTCACCGGCCTGGCCGATAGCTCGCGCAAGACGTACCGCAATATGCTCGAGCGATTCCGCGAGACCTATGGCGACAAGCAGGTCGCCACCCTCACCCGCGCGCACATCAAGGCGATCATCGGCAGCATGTCAGCGACGCCGGCCGCAGCGAACAATCTGCTCGATCGCCTTCGAGTGCTGATGAAGATCGCTATGGATGACGGCTGGCGGCCGGATGATCCGACCTATCGGGTGTCAGGCTTCAAGCTCACCGGTGACGGCTTCCACACCTGGTCTGAAGAGGACATCGAGCGCTTTTGCGCTGTGCACCCTCCCGGCACCAGCGCGCGCCTAGCAATGGGCTTGATGCTCTTCACCGGCCAGCGCCGCTCCGACATGGTCAACATGGGCTGGCAGCACATCTCAGGCGATCGCATCCGCGTCCACCAGATCAAGACCGACGCCATGCTGTCGATCCCGGTTCATCCCGAGCTCGCAGCGCTGCTGGCCATGACGCCGAGGACCAATATGCCATTCCTGCTGACGCAGTTCGGCAAGCCGTTCACGGCAAACGGATTCGGCAACCGAATGCGCAAGTGGTGCAATGAAGCCGAGCTGGCGGATTGCACCTCGCACGGCCTGAGAAAGGCTGCAGCGCGACGCCTGGCCGAAGCCGGATGTTCGAATAAGGAGATCATGGCGATTACCGGTCATGTCACCGATAAGGAGGTCACGCGCTACACAAAGGCAGCGGACCAGAAGCGTCTCGCGGATCGGGCCATGAAAGCGATCGGCGGCAGTTAG